From Cellulophaga lytica DSM 7489, a single genomic window includes:
- a CDS encoding UDP-N-acetylmuramoyl-tripeptide--D-alanyl-D-alanine ligase: protein MTIAQIHQLFLTHSTVCTDTRKITKDCIFFALKGDNFNGNTYASEALEKGAAYAVVDEKEYAINNKFILVDDVLQALQQLGKYHRKQCKAKVIGLTGSNGKTTTKELIKAVIQKKYKTVATVGNLNNHIGVPLTLLTIQKDTEIAIVEMGANHLKEIAFLSSLAEPDYGYITNFGKAHLEGFGSTEGVIQGKSELYKYLTTNQKHVFLNADDPIQESKLGTYVKKIGFSSNNSNYFKIELLSADPFVTIKVKDITITTKLVGAYNFTNCCAAIIMGKYFNIALPLIKEAIEGYTPANNRSQILEQNGYKIILDAYNANPTSMAAALDNFNGIKAAHKIVFLGDMFELGTTAETEHQHIADKACKMNFTTTFLVGENFAKAKTEATQLATFKDLEEYLKKHPLQPNSSLLIKGSRGMALERILDIL, encoded by the coding sequence ATGACAATAGCACAAATCCATCAACTATTTTTAACACATTCTACCGTTTGTACAGACACTAGAAAAATAACTAAAGACTGTATTTTTTTTGCGCTTAAAGGCGATAATTTTAACGGTAATACATACGCTTCAGAAGCTTTAGAAAAAGGTGCTGCTTATGCAGTTGTAGATGAAAAAGAATACGCAATTAACAACAAGTTTATTTTGGTTGATGACGTATTACAAGCATTACAGCAACTTGGCAAGTATCATCGTAAACAATGTAAGGCAAAAGTAATAGGCTTAACGGGTAGTAACGGAAAAACAACAACCAAGGAACTTATTAAAGCTGTTATTCAAAAAAAATATAAAACCGTTGCAACTGTAGGTAACTTAAACAACCACATTGGTGTTCCTTTAACGCTTTTAACCATACAAAAAGATACAGAAATTGCAATTGTAGAAATGGGCGCTAATCACCTTAAAGAAATAGCATTTTTAAGTAGCTTAGCAGAACCAGATTATGGGTATATTACCAATTTTGGAAAAGCACATTTAGAAGGTTTTGGCAGTACTGAAGGTGTTATACAAGGTAAAAGTGAATTGTACAAGTACCTAACCACAAACCAAAAACACGTTTTTTTAAATGCAGATGATCCTATACAAGAAAGTAAGCTTGGTACGTATGTAAAAAAAATAGGGTTTAGCAGTAACAATAGCAATTATTTTAAAATAGAATTACTTAGCGCAGACCCGTTTGTTACTATTAAAGTAAAAGATATTACAATAACCACTAAGTTGGTTGGTGCTTATAATTTTACCAATTGTTGTGCTGCTATAATTATGGGTAAATATTTTAACATAGCACTACCATTAATTAAAGAAGCTATAGAAGGTTATACACCAGCAAATAACAGATCTCAGATACTAGAACAAAACGGTTACAAAATAATACTAGATGCCTACAATGCTAACCCAACAAGTATGGCTGCAGCATTAGATAATTTTAATGGTATAAAAGCCGCACATAAAATTGTTTTTTTGGGAGATATGTTTGAGCTTGGTACTACTGCAGAAACAGAGCACCAGCATATAGCAGATAAGGCTTGTAAAATGAATTTTACCACTACTTTTTTAGTAGGCGAAAATTTTGCAAAAGCAAAAACAGAAGCTACACAACTAGCCACATTTAAAGATTTAGAAGAGTATTTAAAAAAGCATCCTTTACAACCCAATAGCAGCCTTTTAATAAAAGGATCTAGAGGTATGGCTTTGGAACGCATTTTAGATATATTATAA